The DNA region GAAGGGGGGAGACCGCGGCGGCCCGGCTTCGAAGCCGCCACTGGCCGCCGGGGCCAGCGACGGCCGGAACTAGCACGGTTTTGGGGGGGAGTTCGGCTGTGGTCTAGTCGCCCCCCGAGTCGCCAGAGCGGGCGACGTGGGGGAGTTCGCTCAGTGACATTTTAATTTTCATTATCAACTCCATGTCTTCTGACAAGAAATGTTATCTTAATAACTCCTTCCATGCACCTCTTTCATCCAAAAAGCTGGCTACCCGAGTATACCTACAACGTCCTTGATCTGAAATTTGGGCGTTGTGAAGCACCTTGGAGTATCTATGGGTCACGCCATACACCAACTTTCCTTCCATTTCCAATTCTCCAAATGATGCCCTTTTGTAGCAATTCAAAAGGAACATTTTTAACCCCAGAGCATACGATGAAGGAACATTAGCTCCCTCATTCTTGACTTTGGCCGCAGTATCTGTATAACATACGCAGTTGGTTACAACTGACGAACCGTAAGGAGTTGTACCGAAAGTCTCGACTGAACATAGGTTATCAAGAACCGAAGAAACATTGATCTCTAGAATCATTCTCACCTCGCACTCCCTAGCATTTGGAGCCTGATTAAATTTTAATCACCTTCGACTCCTACCTTCTGGCATACATATCCTCGCATATACGTATATTTCTGCAGCAAAGTAACCTCAACTGCTAGCTCAGTGCTCTTGCAAAGGACAGCTCGGAGACAGACGCTAGAATTCTCTGTCCAGAGACTTCAGTGCACAGCCCCAGGCGGTAGCATCAGAATTCAGAGACCGTTCGTTGATGCGTAGATCCGTCTCAGCACGACGAGATGTTGGATCAGAAGAAGAGTATTTTTATCAGCCAGAAAGAGACAGAATGCATAATCTGTTTGTTGTTGGTCAACAGAAAATAGATGCTCCTCCTTATGCCACGAGTTGGATCATTACTCTTCCCGGCACTCCGGTTTTATGTTtttgctgccttttcttttttcttttattcggATGTGTGCATCTGAGCTATGTAAAAATCAGGAGAAAACTCTTTGAGTTTGTATCATCTTGATATGatgatgagagttaataaatctttatttatataaaaaaaaaactagtataAGGACTAGAGAAAGGACAATGCAGTCGTAGTACGAGTATCAGTACATAATTAGGCCCAATATTTAGAGAATTAACAACACTTTTTGTCAATTGCAAGTAGCCGTATCCGTCGTTAGAAAGAGATGAGGGAAAGATGCACTCCATGGATCCAGACAAAGGTTTCTTCCTGCACTACATGTACGCAATGCCTGTGAGGACAAGGACCCGATCGAGCAATTGTGTATTCATGTGTGTGGTACGACCAGACAATACACATTCCATAGTTCGCTGCCTCTCTCTGTCGATATCGTAGGCACCATGTGACCGGAATCCGCCCTGACGACAGCAGCCGCTcgccggtgaggtcactgctgAACAAGTCATGCATGCAGCTAAGCTAGACCAGCTGTTCGGATCCCTTCAGATTACTCTTTTTCCCAGCTCGAATTATGCCACGAACTGGCCCCTTGCTATTGCCACATTTTTAATCTCAAATTCCTCTGGCTGTTGCAGGTAGCAAGTCACCAGTCACTACCATGCCTCCATTACAAGGGAAGTTATCAAGAAAAGATGGCATGGCATTTCTTTCTGAGGCACCAAGATGCATGAACGATTGTGACACAgtcttttttttagaaagtCTGTAGGGGAGGCTCATACCTTATAATTTTCATTAATAATAACAGTTTTGCTACATATCAATTGTTTGAGATGTTGCAAATgccttcaaataaattttaactACATTTTGCAGGAATTAGAGGTTAGGATTGGGATATTTTTCGATAAAGGAAGATTTTATTACTCTCAGAGAATTACATCCAGGTGATACAATAAGTCTGAGAAACCTTCCGGCCTCTGCAAAAAGTGCACACAGCCaaaacaaaagacaaagacactaAAACCAACATAGACTAGAGATGCTATGACGACCCGATTGGCCATCTAGGCCGCCACCCATACACCTGGATAAAACAATCCTTGACCACCCTCTCCAAATACTGACAAGCCTCCATAACCATGGCCCGAGAATCTGGCTTCTGCAAAATTGCCCAGGTACGGAGCCAGTGTGTACATAGGTAGACAACctgcaaaggatatgaaatatATCTTTTGTCAAAAACCATATCATTCCTGCATAACCAAAGCGACCAGCATACAGCCGCCGCCCCTAGCAGGACCTTCGGTTTCAAGTCCTTcctaataccatttaaccaggTATCAAACATATGAGATACACAGCGTGGTCGGAAAAGTCCTGAAGCCGATTGAATAATAGACCAAACGGTACGGGCGAGACGGCATTCGAAAAAAAGATGTTTAATTGTCTCTTCATGGTGACAAAAACAACATCTCTTACTACCTTGCCAATTCCGCTTAGCCAAATTGTCTTTAGTGAGAACAACACCTTGACATaagtaccaaaggaagattCGAACTTTGAGAGGCACCTTTAGTTTCCACAGTTGGTTGTTAATATTTGGAATATCACAATGCACTAAGGCAAGATAATGAGATTTCACCGAGAACATCCCACTCGAAGTTAGATTCCAGCGGAACTCATCTTGCTCATGAGTAAGCACGATATTAGCGGAACTCGAGGTTAGGATTGGGATATGTGTCAGGGATTTGAGGATTTAGGGTTTGAGTAGGGATTAACTTGCTCCAACGGTTTTAGAGGGATGGCCAGGGAGGCCGGCTGAATTGGCAGTGGTGGCGGGCGGTTGCCCAGTAAAGATCGGCGGGGGCATCACAAGTCAAGTGGTTAGTGGTGGCGGCGGTTGAGGGCGATGGCTCTAGGATGGTGGTGCCGTCATAGCTGATAGGGGTGGTAGGGGCGAATGGGGTGGAAGAAGTATGCGCCAGAGTCCAAGAAGAACTCGTTGGCAAGGGATGAGACTTTAGATGTGGACCGTTGGATCCAAATCTAATGGTCCAAAAAATTAACTGAGACAAATGCATGATTTCATACACTTAGAAGGAGACAGACCCTAATAATAAAACACAAGAAGTTGTTTGTACAATGCAAGAAACTTGGCAGAAGATTGCTTAAACTCAGGAACAGACTGCCTGAAGAACTTGTAGCTAGCGCAGATCCTGCAGAACCTTGATTGCACACTTGGTTCTGGCTACTGATTCCTCTTTTCTTCCTTCCAAAAAGGTGGTTAGGGAGTCACCCTGAAACCAGATTCCAGTGTGTGCTTCGCTTTCCTGAAATCTTGGCCTTGCACTGGACCATCTGATCATGTCTCAAAACTCAAAAGTTTGATTAAATCTCAAGGGAACATTTTTTTCGAAAAAGTTTAGGAGTACTTCTGATCCGTCGCAGTGATCCATACAGTGTGGCCGAAAAGACATGGAGAAAATCTTAAAGCAAGTTAAAATCTAGAGCTGCTTTGAAACTCAGGAATTTTATAGGAATCAATACAATTTCGTAAGAAAAACGCAAGgttcgaaaaaaaaatctcacgTTCCAAATGAGGCCTAAGGAGATTTGTTTGACCTGTTTGGATCGATGGATGCTTCTCTCTCTGTCTGTGGACGTGCCTTGCAGTCTTGGATGCCACGAGCTGCCTGCAACCGTCAGCGTCAGCAAATTCCGTGGCTCTTCGGCAAGTTGTCCAGCTTGAAATTAAAGCAAATTCGAAGGGCCGAAAGACTCGAATTAGTCTTCCGAGACCCGTTAAAACCCCAAACTTTGGGATATGACGCTCAATTCAGTTGCGATTCTGAATTAGGCTTATATATTAGAGAAAATATAGCCATAAACAGTGACAGATCTAGGACATTAAATAGGGTAGGCGGGCTTGAGCCCCTTCCGCTCCCTTCGCCAGTGGATCCACCTCTGGTCGCAAATCTTGGATTGCGAATGGATTGATGATCTTTAAGTCATGAAACTAAACTTTTGAAATTAGTTCGAGGGGTTTTATTTTTTCACACTCTTCCTAAATTTTTGGCGCCTAAAAATAAGATCATCTCTCAGACACCGGTGTGAGCATGTGAGTTTAGTTGACAACGAGGTTAGGGTTTGGAGTGGATGGGTTCACCAGGTGCTGGGTTTAGAGGGAGGttgtggcggcggcgaggcacCGGCGATGGCGTCGACGCCACGAGCGATAGGTGGGTTGACGGCAGAAGAGCGCAAAAATGTATTGGTTAGCGTGATGACGGACAGTGGGCGCTAATCCGACGGTGGGAACATCGGTGGAGACGGGAGGAGGTGGACAGCATGGGGGTAGAGATTCACGGgcaaaacaagaagaaaaacagtATGATAGAGACAAGAGGCACAAGAAAAGATGTGAACTGTTAGATTAAAATCGGATGGCTCAGATTCATtgcgccaaaaaaaaaaaatgggtcTCACAAATAGCATCCgccttattttttctttttaaccgTGTAGCCAATAACGCGTCCGAAGAAGCGATGGCGAGTGACGACTCGCGCTAAAAACCCACGACTCGCGCAACTGCCTAATCACGCAGCAGCGACAGCTGAGACGCTCTTGACCCGAGCCCATGGCCATGCGCACCGGCCAGCCGCGGTGGGGACCGCCGTCCACGGTGACGGCCACTTCCGCCCCTCCCCAACCTGCGTTTTCGTCGTCGTTCACCACCGACCCGCCGGCGGAGTTCCTCTGCCCCATCTCCGGCACGCTGATGGCGGACCCCGTCGTCGTCCCGCCCGGCCAGATCTTCGAGCGCGCCTGCATCCAGGCCTGCTCCGCGCTCGCCTTCTCCCCGCCCGCCGTCACCGCCGACCTATCCTcgtcagcctcctcctcctccccgctcgTCCTCGTCCCCAACGTCGCGCTCCGCACCGCCATCCTCAACTGGTGCGACCGCCTCGCGCTGCCCCACCCCGCCCCGCTCTCCCTCGACACCGCCCACGACATCGTCCGCCGCCTCATGCCGCAGCAGGAGGAGCAGCCGAGTTTGCAGTTGAACCGCCCGCCGCAGCAGGCCGCAACCTCCGTTCGCGTAAGGAGACGAAGCACCGGTGCCGAAGACTTCGTGCAGGAGCCCATGCGGACGGGCggttctctggaggaggagatcaTGGCGGTTCTCGCGGCGGAGGGCGCTAGTCCGGCGGAGCTGGCGGCGGCTATGGCGTCGCTGCGGCAGGCGACTCGGGAGAACAGGGAGGTGAGGGGGCAGCTCTGCACCCCGCGCCTCCTCGCCGCGCTCCGCCCGATGCTGCTGTCCGCGGATGCCGACGTCCAGGTCAACGCGGCGGCGGTGATGGTCAACCTGTCCCTGGAGCCCGAGAACAAGGTCCGGATCGTGCGGTCCGGGGCGGTGTCGCCGCTGGTGGACGTGCTCCGCGGCGGCCACCCGGAGGCGCGCGACCACGCCGCCGGGGCGATGTACAGCCTCGCCGTGGAGGACGAGAACCGCGCGGCCATCGGCGTGCTCGGCGCGATCCCGCCGCTGCTAGAACTGTTCGCGAGCGCCATGGTCGGGTACCGCGCGCGGCGCGAGGCCGGGATGGCGCTGTACCACGTCTCCCTCTCCGGGATGAACCGGTCCAAGATCGCGCGCGCGCCGGGGGCCGTGCGGACGCTGCTCGCCGCGGCGGAGGTGCGGGACCGCGCGAACGAGGCCGATGCCGCCAAGCTGCGGAAGCTGGCCGTGATGATCCTGGCGAACCTGGCCGGCTGCCCGGACGGGCGCGCGGCCCTTATGGACGGCGGCGCGGTGGCCGCAATCGTCAGGCTGATGCGCAATGGCTCCGCCGCGCCGGGGAGCGCGGAGGAGGAGTACTGCATATCAACACTATACGGGATGAGCCGGGGCAGCCTGAGGTTCCGCGGGCTCGCTCGCGCTGCCGGCGTCGAGGCTGCGCTGCAGCCGGTGGCCGAGGGTGACGGCAGGGTGGGGCGGGACATGGCGCGGCGGACGCTCCGGGCCATGTGCGGGGAGGACGACGAGGCGCCGGTTACGGCCGCCGGGCTGCTCGGGCGGCAGTGGGACGACAGGAGCGTCGTGTCGGAGGGGCTCGTGTCCATCCGGCGGCCGCCGCACCGGAGCAACTACGCCGGGCCGTCCGGGTCAAACACCACCCAGTTCTGAAAAAGTCAAAGTCTTCGTTTCTTCATGCTGTTTTGTTCTGTTCCTCAAGTCTCTGGAACTGTATTTGCCATAGCTAGCAATATTGTTCGGTAATTACATCTGGAGTTCTTGTGCTGTATAACTGCAAGGTAAATTCTTTTGTTCGAATTGAAGTGTAATTTTATTGGATTTGTGCAGATGTTAATCCCTTGTCACCGAATTACTACAACTGTAATTGAGATTAGAAAAAAGAATAGTGTTGTGTGTTTGTGACACCAGTATCAGATTGACCTTATGCAGACCTTAATGTTCTTGAGCTTGTCTTCACGCATGCCGTGAAAGAGCTAACATACATTGAGATTTCAGTTGCTTTTCAGGAACAAATATTGTCTTGGTAGCACATTTTGCATGAATAAAACTGTCTTCTTATGACTCAGAAAGGCGCAATGGTGAATTGAAATTCATTTCTGGACTTGAAAATGTTGGTCTATTGGCTCATTTTCTAACCATACAATAGCAATCGATGACGGGGCTGCTGGGCCAACTAGGTAGAAGTCAACTCTGGCACAGATAATCTAATCACATGATTGTTTCTATACTTACATAGAAATTTAAAGTAAGCTGCCAGCTGACAGAATAACATTTCAATCGTGGGTAGCTTGTCAGATGTTACATTTAACTTTCAGCAGCGCAACAAGTTTCACGAATGTTTCAGGTTTCACACAAAGGTTCCAAATTGGTTTCAGCATGTCTCAGCACTCCGAGTTTAAACAAGTTTCAAGTGTATTGCGGCGAAATACGAAAATCCAAGAAGGTACATCGAGTTTCATATTGCCCCAAAAAACCCTCATCCTGGCCAGGCGTCCAAGGTAGGTCTGATTGGCAAAACCTTGGAGAAATCTATTCCAAGGAAAAAGTAAGTTGTACATCAAGAATATGCATAGCATGGAGGTGTGACAAATAATAATATCAACAAACACGACACTTAGTTTATTCGGCGTGTAGAGATGTCTTTACACTTTACAGTATGGATTTTATATTTAAAGATCATACACAAACGATATAATGACCTGTGAAGCATTCTTCCCTCAAGATAACTTCAGTGAGCCCTGGTTCCTGCATAAATCGAAAGCATGTTAAAGGAAATGGTTCTGCAGCAATGCAGAGCTACAAATTGACAGAAGGGTCTCTTTCTAGTAGAGCAGATACACAGTGCAAGCTCAGAATTATAAAGTTGGTGCATGCTCACCTTCCGTATTCAAGGTATTCGGAGGGGGATATAGGTTTAGGACCCCCAAACCAATCAATCAGGAATATGTTTTCGATTTCCAATTTGAAGATCTGGAAGTGATGGTTCCTTGGCCAATCTATCAAACAAAAATAGATGTTTTTTGAGATAAGAGATCACATCATTAACCACTCTACATACTGTATGATTAGAAGTCTGGATTTACCCTTCATTTCAGGATGTTTGGTGAAAAGTGCTGACTTTGCCAAATCCGCTTCAGATGACCGAAGGTCAACTATCTTCAACTGCAAAAACAATAAACGTCACTTCAT from Phragmites australis chromosome 8, lpPhrAust1.1, whole genome shotgun sequence includes:
- the LOC133926586 gene encoding U-box domain-containing protein 40-like, producing the protein MAMRTGQPRWGPPSTVTATSAPPQPAFSSSFTTDPPAEFLCPISGTLMADPVVVPPGQIFERACIQACSALAFSPPAVTADLSSSASSSSPLVLVPNVALRTAILNWCDRLALPHPAPLSLDTAHDIVRRLMPQQEEQPSLQLNRPPQQAATSVRVRRRSTGAEDFVQEPMRTGGSLEEEIMAVLAAEGASPAELAAAMASLRQATRENREVRGQLCTPRLLAALRPMLLSADADVQVNAAAVMVNLSLEPENKVRIVRSGAVSPLVDVLRGGHPEARDHAAGAMYSLAVEDENRAAIGVLGAIPPLLELFASAMVGYRARREAGMALYHVSLSGMNRSKIARAPGAVRTLLAAAEVRDRANEADAAKLRKLAVMILANLAGCPDGRAALMDGGAVAAIVRLMRNGSAAPGSAEEEYCISTLYGMSRGSLRFRGLARAAGVEAALQPVAEGDGRVGRDMARRTLRAMCGEDDEAPVTAAGLLGRQWDDRSVVSEGLVSIRRPPHRSNYAGPSGSNTTQF